The following proteins are encoded in a genomic region of Coffea eugenioides isolate CCC68of chromosome 6, Ceug_1.0, whole genome shotgun sequence:
- the LOC113774160 gene encoding protein FAR1-RELATED SEQUENCE 5-like, with protein sequence MDCSKLVEDGTPELGMEFNSEEDAYKFYNKYAFKMGFSVRKDYLNKDKDGVTTSRRYSCCKEGVKRKYEGDVMPKRTRAPTKTGCGAKMVIVLFRGTMKYRVHDLVLEHNHELHIAQCAHMMPSQRKVSETQGFQAEISEDAGLSLKQSHELMEKEADGMENVGYTREDLKRYLRTRRERSLKYGEAGSMLNYFQEQTLENPSFFHAVQLDCEEQITNIFWADAGMLIDYKFFGDVVTFDTTYKTNKEYRPLGVFVGFNQHRQIVIFDAALMYDETIDSFKWVFGTFVEAMCGKHPSTILTDQDHAMAAALSVVMPEIFHGLCTFHIRRNFMKHLGNHYKENSDLPYMFGACMYEFEEVEQFNRVWEAMVKKHNLENNEWLSGLYKIRDKWARCMMKERWTAGMRSTQLSESLNAAIKNHLKLDHDLVQFFRHFNRVVDEKRHNELIAEYEMRQKLPMVGLRQTPMLVHASETYSPTVFVAFQNEYGESTAMVILRQQDAAMFVEFAVMRYDGGLERIVVFNRNDLSVHCSCKKYENQGILCGHALKVFDTVGIKIIPPEYIKRRWTKRARAGDCFDRRGQEVVADPKVMISTRYRELAPAMIKVATRAAMSEDTSKVAITVISDLSKRVELLLSESEEQPLQNQKNLNMEERDKIEIVNEMGEAVVARGIKKRGGGKKSRVMRSWVDKFDRVKRKSRLSRTTQTTVSESEPTSVSFEEYMFMGCRSSTDSVSTHSMSQTVNGPPNVVAPDIDESQTIHRLANQGPPASVPTEWMHPRFPIFSKHNSIRDVLMEERGAISTHCDVDAYHVFAPSPQGRNNTQGLQLRVDVASPQNEVDE encoded by the exons ATGGATTGCAGCAAATTGGTAGAAGATGGGACCCCTGAGTTAGGAATGGAGTTCAACAGCGAAGAGGATGCGTACAAGTTTTACAACAAATATGCCTTTAAAATGGGTTTTAGTGTACGTAAAGACTATCTGAATAAAGACAAAGACGGCGTGACCACGTCTAGGAGATATAGTTGCTGCAAGGAAGGTGTGAAGCGCAAGTACGAAGGTGATGTGATGCCAAAGAGGACACGAGCTCCGACGAAAACAGGGTGTGGAGCTAAAATGGTTATTGTGTTGTTTAGAGGAACAATGAAGTACCGTGTGCATGATCTTGTTTTAGAGCATAACCATGAGTTGCACATTGCTCAATGTGCGCACATGATGCCATCACAAAGAAAAGTGAGCGAGACTCAAGGATTCCAAGCTGAAATAAGCGAGGACGCTGGGCTTTCATTGAAACAGAGCCATGAGCTTATGGAAAAGGAGGCAGATGGGATGGAAAATGTGGGATATACTCGGGAAGACTTGAAACGATATCTTCGTACTCGACGGGAAAGGAGTTTGAAATATGGAGAAGCAGGTAGCATGCTGAATTATTTTCAAGAGCAAACACTCGAGAATCCATCGTTTTTTCATGCCGTACAGCTGGACTGTGAAGAGCAGATAACGAATATCTTTTGGGCTGATGCAGGAATGTTAATTGACTACAAATTTTTTGGAGACGTAGTCACATTCGACACaacctacaaaacaaataaagaataccGGCCACTTGGAGTGTTTGTGGGTTTTAACCAACATAGGCAAATTGTGATATTCGATGCTGCCCTTATGTATGATGAGACTATAGATTCTTTCAAATGGGTGTTTGGTACATTTGTAGAAGCAATGTGCGGAAAGCATCCAAGTACCATACTAACCGACCAAGATCATGCCATGGCAGCCGCTCTTTCAGTTGTTATGCCTGAAATATTTCACGGTCTATGTACGTTTCACATAAGGCGTAATTTTATGAAACATCTTGGCAATCACTACAAGGAAAATAGTGATCTTCCATACATGTTTGGTGCCTGCATGTATGAGTTTGAAGAAGTGGAACAATTCAATAGGGTGTGGGAGGCGATGGTGAAGAAACACAatcttgaaaataatgaatggcTCTCCGGGTTGTATAAAATTCGTGATAAATGGGCAAGGTGCAtgatgaaagaaagatggaCCGCGGGAATGCGAAGCACCCAACTCAGCGAAAGCCTAAATGCAGCaattaaaaatcatttgaaactggATCATGACCTTGTGCAGTTCTTTAGACATTTCAATCGGGTGGTTGATGAAAAGAGACATAATGAACTGATTGCAGAATATGAAATGAGGCAAAAGCTTCCCATGGTAGGGTTAAGGCAAACACCTATGCTTGTGCATGCATCAGAGACGTATTCACCAACCGTATTTGTTGCATTCCAAAATGAATATGGCGAGTCAACAGCTATGGTTATATTGAGACAACAAGATGCAGCGATGTTTGTGGAGTTTGCGGTCATGAGGTATGATGGAGGACTTGAAAGAATAGTAGTATTCAATCGGAATGATCTAAGTGTACATTGCAGTTGCAAAAAATATGAGAATCAAGGCATTTTATGTGGGCACGCGTTGAAGGTGTTTGATACCGTGGGCATAAAAATAATTCCTCCTGAATACATTAAGAGGCGATGGACAAAAAGAGCTCGGGCTGGAGACTGTTTTGATCGGCGAGGACAGGAAGTTGTGGCTGATCCTAAAGTAATGATTTCAACTCGTTATCGGGAGCTCGCTCCAGCCATGATTAAGGTCGCAACTCGAGCAGCAATGTCGGAGGACACCAGCAAAGTAGCAATCACTGTCATATCCGATTTGTCAAAGAGAGTTGAGCTCCTCCTCTCAGAAAGCGAAGAGCAACCtttgcaaaatcaaaaaaatctgaATATGGAGGAAcgagataaaattgaaattgtaaATGAAATGGGGGAGGCAGTAGTCGCAAGAGGCATTAAAAAACGAGGCGGTGGGAAGAAAAGTAGAGTGATGCGAAGTTGGGTCGATAAATTTGACagagtaaaaagaaaatctagatTATCAAGAACTACACAGACTACg GTCTCAGAATCGGAGCCGACATCGGTTTCATTTGAGGAATACATGTTTATGGGATGCCGTTCATCTACTGACTCTGTTTCG ACGCATTCAATGAGTCAGACAGTGAACGGTCCTCCAAATGTTGTTGCTCCCGATATCGATGAAAGTCAAACG atCCACCGTTTGGCTAATCAGGGGCCTCCTGCAAGTGTCCCTACAGAATGGATGCATCCCAGATTTCCTATTTTTTCCAAGCATAACTCCATCAGAGATGTCTTAATG GAGGAGCGTGGGGCAATTTCAACACACTGTGATGTTGATGCATATCATGTATTTGCACCATCACCTCAG GGAAGAAATAACACACAGGGATTGCAACTACGCGTTGACGTCGCCTCCCCCCAGAATGAGGTTGATGAATGA